A window from Kovacikia minuta CCNUW1 encodes these proteins:
- a CDS encoding SPFH domain-containing protein, with translation MVKSNFVRKFFPLAASLLTAVSISSAIPSNSSAQIKLPQSSATQLENRQQPQLVQLGLFDFPVWVYAMGGVVLLFVFLPQIGWIAGLIVIGEREVGIITKKFSSRSLPAGRLIALNAEAGLQADTLPPGWHFGYFPWQYNVRKEPVVVIPQGEIGLIVANDGQTIPRDRILGKALECDDFQDARKFLQDGGEKGRQLAILTAGTYRINTALFEVITSSNAAKHGVTPERLKVYRIEPDKVGIVTTLDGIPIEEGEIAGPIIPGHDNFQKAQSFVTGGGRRGLQEQIMLSGSWNLNPWFVQTEQVPMTEVPIGYVGVVISFVGPSHQDISGESFTHGNLVNKGDKGVWVEPLYPGRHPLNTHIMKVELVPTTNIVLNFTSRFSGEHGYDSKLNALKLLSFDGFTFELEVFQIIHVGALDAPKVISRLGSMQNLVDQVLRPIVGNYFRNSAQEYTILDFLIARSERQAEAAEHVRQALRAYDVQAVDTLIGLITPPDELMQTLTDRKIAEEQQKTYEVQRIAQTQRQELVRETALADIQKEVVTAEQGVKISELHATAQVKQANGEAESIRLTGQAKADAYQAGVNSLGSQAYTALQLMQVIGDRNVRVVPDVSVSGGSSGAGMIDGLMGMLLWNQTKEIPGNGNNKGQPPVVNGQIVEESK, from the coding sequence ATGGTTAAGTCGAATTTCGTTCGCAAGTTTTTCCCATTGGCGGCATCCTTACTGACTGCTGTGTCTATCAGTAGCGCTATCCCCTCAAACAGTTCTGCCCAAATTAAGCTGCCCCAATCGTCAGCAACTCAACTAGAAAATCGGCAGCAACCACAACTCGTGCAACTGGGATTGTTTGATTTTCCAGTTTGGGTTTATGCAATGGGTGGAGTAGTCCTGCTGTTTGTCTTCTTACCTCAAATTGGTTGGATTGCAGGGCTGATTGTGATTGGAGAACGGGAAGTTGGAATTATCACGAAGAAATTTTCCAGTCGGAGTTTGCCTGCGGGAAGGTTAATTGCGCTGAATGCAGAGGCAGGGCTGCAAGCAGATACGCTACCTCCTGGTTGGCATTTTGGCTATTTCCCGTGGCAGTACAACGTGCGTAAAGAACCCGTGGTCGTAATTCCCCAGGGCGAAATTGGGTTAATCGTTGCTAACGATGGGCAGACGATTCCCCGCGATCGCATTTTAGGAAAGGCGCTTGAGTGTGATGATTTTCAAGATGCTCGCAAGTTTCTCCAGGATGGGGGCGAGAAAGGACGACAATTAGCCATCCTGACGGCGGGCACCTACCGCATTAACACCGCGCTGTTTGAAGTGATCACCTCCAGCAATGCTGCCAAACATGGTGTTACCCCAGAGCGCTTGAAGGTTTACAGGATTGAGCCAGATAAAGTTGGCATTGTCACCACCCTGGATGGAATCCCGATCGAGGAAGGGGAAATTGCCGGTCCCATTATTCCCGGTCACGACAACTTTCAAAAAGCACAGTCATTTGTCACGGGTGGTGGTCGCCGGGGGTTGCAGGAGCAGATCATGCTTTCCGGGTCGTGGAACCTGAACCCCTGGTTTGTGCAGACAGAGCAGGTACCGATGACTGAAGTGCCAATTGGCTATGTGGGGGTTGTCATTTCCTTCGTCGGTCCATCACATCAGGATATTAGCGGTGAGTCATTCACCCACGGCAACCTGGTTAACAAGGGCGACAAGGGCGTTTGGGTTGAACCGCTCTACCCTGGGCGACACCCCTTAAACACGCACATTATGAAGGTGGAATTGGTACCCACCACTAATATTGTGTTGAACTTCACCTCACGCTTCAGTGGGGAACACGGCTACGATTCCAAGCTCAATGCCCTGAAGTTGCTCTCCTTTGATGGATTCACCTTTGAACTGGAAGTATTTCAAATTATCCATGTGGGTGCATTGGATGCGCCAAAAGTAATTTCCCGCCTGGGTTCGATGCAAAACCTGGTGGATCAGGTGTTGCGTCCGATCGTCGGTAACTACTTCCGCAATTCGGCCCAGGAATACACCATTTTGGATTTCCTGATTGCCCGCAGCGAACGTCAAGCAGAAGCCGCAGAGCATGTCCGTCAGGCATTACGTGCCTATGATGTACAGGCTGTTGATACCCTGATTGGGCTGATTACACCACCGGATGAATTGATGCAAACGCTGACCGATCGCAAAATTGCGGAGGAACAGCAAAAGACTTACGAAGTTCAGCGGATTGCCCAAACCCAACGGCAGGAATTGGTACGGGAAACGGCACTGGCAGACATCCAAAAAGAAGTTGTGACCGCAGAACAGGGGGTCAAAATTTCTGAGTTGCATGCCACTGCTCAGGTAAAACAGGCAAATGGGGAAGCCGAATCAATCCGGCTGACGGGGCAGGCAAAAGCAGACGCCTATCAAGCTGGGGTCAATTCCCTCGGTTCCCAGGCTTACACCGCCTTACAATTGATGCAAGTGATTGGCGATCGTAATGTGCGCGTTGTTCCCGATGTTTCTGTCAGCGGTGGCAGCAGTGGTGCAGGCATGATCGACGGTCTCATGGGAATGCTGCTCTGGAATCAGACGAAGGAGATTCCGGGAAATGGCAATAACAAGGGTCAACCGCCCGTGGTTAATGGTCAAATTGTCGAAGAGAGTAAGTGA
- a CDS encoding glycosyltransferase family 4 protein: MRIAQIAPLWERVPPPTYGGTELVVSLLTEELVRRGHEVTLFASGDSISSAKLESVHERALRLDSSIKEYGIYEMLQLSQVYQRAGEFDIIHSHMGCSALPYAPLVKTPTVHTLHGIFTPDNEKMFTHARNQPYISISNAQRKPKLGLNCVATVYNGIDTSTYQFFPKPSEPPYLVFLGRISPEKGTHLAIEIAKRSGWHLKIAGKVDAVDVDYYESEIKPHIDGKQIEYLGEANHAQKNVLMGNAFATLFPITWREPFGLVMIESMVSGTPVIAMELGSTSEVIVQGETGFLCHSLEECVAAIDQVPNLSRQACREHVIKHFSAERMADGYEAVYQKVLAERFAQNGRSRGAVQLSQGA; the protein is encoded by the coding sequence ATGCGGATCGCTCAGATTGCGCCTCTTTGGGAGCGTGTACCGCCCCCAACCTACGGTGGTACCGAGTTGGTTGTTAGCTTATTAACTGAGGAACTGGTGCGTCGGGGACATGAAGTAACCCTATTCGCGTCCGGCGATTCCATCAGTTCTGCAAAACTGGAATCTGTTCATGAACGCGCCTTGCGGCTTGATTCCAGTATTAAAGAGTATGGCATTTATGAAATGTTGCAGCTTAGCCAGGTCTACCAACGCGCTGGTGAGTTTGACATTATTCATTCCCACATGGGCTGTTCAGCATTGCCCTACGCACCATTGGTAAAAACCCCCACCGTTCATACATTGCATGGCATTTTTACTCCCGACAACGAGAAGATGTTTACCCATGCCCGCAATCAACCCTATATCAGCATCTCCAATGCACAGCGAAAGCCTAAGCTGGGATTGAACTGTGTGGCAACGGTTTACAACGGAATTGACACCTCCACTTATCAGTTCTTCCCCAAGCCAAGTGAGCCTCCTTACTTGGTTTTTTTAGGACGGATTTCCCCGGAGAAGGGGACTCACCTGGCGATCGAAATTGCGAAGCGATCGGGGTGGCACTTGAAAATTGCAGGCAAAGTAGATGCGGTTGATGTGGACTACTACGAGAGCGAAATTAAGCCCCACATTGATGGCAAGCAAATTGAATACCTGGGTGAAGCAAACCACGCTCAGAAAAATGTCCTGATGGGCAACGCGTTTGCAACCTTATTCCCGATTACCTGGCGGGAACCCTTTGGGCTGGTCATGATTGAATCGATGGTGTCAGGTACTCCAGTGATTGCCATGGAACTGGGGTCTACATCCGAGGTCATTGTCCAGGGTGAAACGGGATTCCTCTGTCACAGCCTTGAAGAGTGCGTGGCTGCGATCGATCAAGTCCCCAATCTAAGCCGCCAAGCTTGCCGCGAGCATGTGATCAAGCATTTTAGTGCTGAACGGATGGCAGATGGGTACGAAGCAGTTTACCAAAAGGTTCTGGCAGAGCGGTTTGCCCAAAATGGCCGCAGCCGGGGAGCAGTTCAACTTAGCCAGGGAGCATAG
- a CDS encoding globin family protein yields the protein MALNIELLEQSFDQIKPCANEFVSSFYTTLFTDYPASQPLFAHTDMASQKQKLLNALVLVIENLRNPDALVSPLRGLGARHVQFGALPEHYPLVGMSLLKTFETYLGNNWTPETKQAWVDAYAAITALMLEGADYSEEAIALKEHA from the coding sequence ATGGCGCTTAATATTGAACTTTTAGAACAAAGTTTCGACCAAATCAAACCCTGTGCGAATGAGTTCGTCTCCAGTTTTTACACTACGTTGTTTACCGACTATCCCGCATCACAGCCCCTCTTTGCTCACACGGACATGGCAAGCCAGAAGCAAAAGCTGTTAAATGCGCTGGTGTTAGTAATTGAGAATTTACGCAATCCCGATGCACTCGTATCGCCCCTGCGGGGATTAGGGGCACGGCATGTTCAATTTGGGGCTTTGCCGGAACATTACCCACTCGTTGGCATGTCCCTGTTGAAAACGTTCGAAACTTATTTAGGCAACAATTGGACGCCTGAAACTAAGCAAGCGTGGGTAGATGCTTACGCCGCGATCACGGCTCTTATGCTAGAAGGTGCAGACTATTCTGAAGAGGCGATCGCGCTAAAAGAACACGCTTAA
- a CDS encoding CHAT domain-containing protein, whose protein sequence is MQRRRILKSAPFFLSLYASAAYAQNRSNDIEQRFDLAAAKHKRELRDLWVSRGAPVTRIPDVTSRSIAEVLSVREKERREGGKEVTYPDGTFVLFYSYDEENLQVWLVNGLGIKAYHQRKISKQEISEAIINLRNSLNVDSLQRSRVPHQRSIKIVPGATHKRVPRNKAITDLTQILIPTPVANELSAAKHLVVVPVFEIGTVPYAILKPFKSNALLIEEMSVSIAPSLFDLGQVLYARDSRRAFAAPLIVGNPYLPEGVDWSVPPLPGAEQEAQAVAKMMNATPLLGREATKVEVVSRAGEASLLYFATHGVASERNPLSDSFLMLSAERFEQGWWTAKEIQSTRLTAEIAVLSACQTGLGQTHDAGIKGLSRAFQIAGVPRVVMSLWSVDDQATSKLMQAFIKQLETHIPAEALRQAMLEVRQNNPEPSKWASFVLFGTPR, encoded by the coding sequence ATGCAACGCAGGCGGATTCTAAAAAGCGCTCCTTTTTTTCTATCTCTCTACGCTTCGGCGGCTTATGCTCAAAATCGTTCAAATGATATTGAACAGCGGTTTGACCTGGCTGCTGCAAAGCACAAACGGGAACTGAGAGATTTATGGGTATCGCGGGGTGCACCAGTTACCAGGATTCCTGATGTAACCTCTCGAAGCATTGCAGAGGTTCTATCCGTGAGGGAAAAAGAACGTAGAGAAGGGGGTAAAGAAGTAACGTATCCGGATGGAACTTTCGTACTTTTCTACTCCTATGACGAAGAAAATCTTCAAGTTTGGTTAGTGAATGGGCTTGGTATAAAGGCATACCACCAAAGAAAAATATCAAAGCAAGAAATTAGCGAAGCGATTATAAACCTGAGAAATTCACTTAATGTCGATTCGCTGCAACGTTCTCGGGTGCCCCATCAGAGAAGTATCAAGATTGTTCCAGGTGCAACCCATAAAAGGGTACCTCGAAATAAAGCGATTACGGATCTAACTCAGATTTTGATACCTACTCCAGTAGCAAATGAATTAAGTGCCGCAAAGCATCTCGTTGTCGTACCTGTTTTCGAGATTGGTACGGTTCCCTACGCTATCCTCAAACCATTCAAAAGCAATGCACTTCTGATTGAGGAGATGTCAGTTTCAATTGCGCCGAGTTTATTTGATCTAGGACAAGTCTTGTATGCAAGGGATTCAAGACGTGCATTCGCAGCTCCTTTGATTGTGGGTAATCCGTATCTTCCAGAGGGAGTTGATTGGTCAGTTCCCCCCTTGCCTGGGGCGGAGCAAGAAGCCCAAGCCGTTGCAAAAATGATGAATGCTACCCCACTTCTGGGGAGGGAAGCAACAAAAGTAGAAGTTGTGTCAAGAGCAGGGGAAGCAAGTTTGCTCTACTTTGCGACACATGGTGTTGCAAGTGAACGCAATCCTTTGTCTGACAGTTTTCTTATGCTATCAGCCGAAAGATTTGAGCAAGGTTGGTGGACTGCAAAAGAAATTCAAAGCACAAGACTGACAGCAGAGATCGCTGTCCTCAGTGCGTGCCAAACGGGTTTGGGACAAACTCATGATGCGGGCATTAAAGGGCTTTCAAGGGCATTCCAAATTGCTGGCGTACCACGAGTCGTCATGAGTTTATGGAGTGTGGATGATCAAGCAACGAGCAAGTTAATGCAAGCGTTTATAAAACAGTTAGAAACTCACATTCCTGCTGAGGCATTGCGGCAAGCAATGCTAGAAGTGAGACAAAATAACCCTGAACCCTCAAAATGGGCATCTTTTGTCCTATTTGGTACACCAAGATAG
- a CDS encoding ferredoxin--nitrite reductase, giving the protein MTSTVPTAASQNKFEKFKAEKDGLAVKAELEHFAKIGWEAMDETDRDHRLKWVGIFFRPVTPGKFMLRMRIPNGILTSGQMRVLAEVVQRYGEDGNADITTRQNIQLRGIRIEDVPDIFRKFEDAGLTSVQSGMDNVRNITGSPVAGIDADELIDTRGLCRKVQDMLTNNGEGNPSFTNLPRKFNIAIGGCRDNSIHAEINDIAFIPAYKNGNLGFNVLVGGFFSGKRCEAAIPLDAWVDPRDVVAVCEAIVLVYRDHGLRANRQKARLMWLIDEWGLAQFRVEVEKRLGFPLQTAAPKDEILWDKRDHIGIHAQKQPCLNYVGLHVPIGRLYAADMFDLARLAEVYGSGELRLTVEQNVIIPDVPDSRLAPLLKEPLLERFSVNPSALGRSLVSCTGSQFCNFALIETKNRALALIQELDTELYCPQPVRIHWTGCPNSCGQPQVADIGLMGTKVRKDGKTLEGVDIYTGGKVGKHAKLGTCTTKGIPCEDLKPILRTMLIQDFGAKERADMPPEFASRKSALAIDMTSN; this is encoded by the coding sequence ATGACAAGCACTGTCCCGACAGCTGCAAGCCAAAATAAATTCGAAAAGTTTAAGGCGGAGAAAGATGGTCTGGCAGTCAAGGCAGAGCTGGAGCATTTTGCCAAGATTGGTTGGGAAGCGATGGACGAGACCGATCGCGACCACCGCCTGAAGTGGGTTGGCATCTTTTTTCGTCCGGTTACTCCTGGCAAGTTCATGCTCAGAATGCGCATCCCCAATGGGATTTTAACCAGCGGACAAATGCGGGTTCTGGCAGAAGTGGTGCAACGCTATGGAGAAGACGGTAACGCGGACATCACCACCCGCCAAAACATTCAACTGCGCGGGATTCGGATTGAGGATGTGCCTGACATTTTCCGCAAGTTTGAGGATGCCGGGTTAACCAGTGTGCAGTCTGGGATGGACAATGTTCGGAACATCACGGGATCGCCCGTCGCCGGGATTGATGCTGACGAACTGATCGACACCCGTGGCTTGTGCCGCAAGGTACAGGATATGCTCACCAACAACGGCGAAGGAAACCCTTCGTTTACCAACCTGCCGCGCAAATTCAACATTGCGATCGGGGGTTGCCGTGATAATTCCATCCATGCAGAAATCAACGACATTGCCTTTATTCCCGCTTACAAAAACGGCAATCTTGGGTTCAACGTTCTGGTGGGTGGCTTCTTTTCTGGTAAGCGTTGCGAAGCTGCAATTCCCCTCGATGCCTGGGTCGATCCCCGTGATGTGGTTGCGGTCTGTGAGGCGATCGTCCTGGTCTACCGGGATCACGGATTGCGGGCAAACCGCCAGAAAGCTCGCCTGATGTGGCTGATTGATGAGTGGGGATTAGCCCAGTTTCGGGTAGAGGTAGAAAAGCGGCTCGGATTCCCGCTCCAAACCGCTGCTCCTAAGGATGAAATCCTCTGGGATAAGCGCGATCACATTGGGATTCATGCCCAGAAACAACCCTGTCTTAACTACGTTGGTTTGCATGTTCCGATCGGGCGTCTCTATGCTGCTGATATGTTTGACCTGGCACGACTGGCAGAGGTGTATGGCAGTGGCGAACTGCGGTTGACGGTGGAACAGAATGTGATCATTCCTGACGTACCCGACTCTCGTCTTGCTCCTTTGTTGAAAGAACCTTTGCTGGAACGGTTTTCGGTCAACCCCAGTGCGCTGGGGCGATCGCTCGTTTCCTGCACGGGCAGTCAATTCTGTAACTTTGCCCTGATTGAAACCAAGAACCGTGCCCTGGCCTTAATTCAGGAACTGGATACGGAACTCTACTGTCCCCAGCCAGTACGCATCCACTGGACGGGGTGCCCTAACTCCTGTGGTCAGCCCCAGGTCGCAGACATTGGCTTGATGGGAACCAAAGTCCGTAAGGATGGCAAGACCTTAGAAGGGGTTGATATTTATACCGGGGGCAAAGTTGGCAAGCACGCCAAACTGGGTACTTGCACCACCAAAGGCATTCCCTGTGAGGATTTAAAGCCCATCCTGCGAACCATGCTGATCCAGGACTTTGGAGCCAAAGAAAGGGCAGACATGCCCCCAGAGTTTGCTTCCCGCAAATCAGCACTGGCGATCGACATGACTTCAAATTAG
- a CDS encoding ABC transporter substrate-binding protein: protein MTNLTRRKFIFTAGATAAGTLLVNGCSSKTKTGGSSASSSPSAVPAANVNAADAPEVTTATLGFIALTDSSPLIIAKEKKLFDKYGMTDVKLVKQSFLGSHPRQPENRISGWRH, encoded by the coding sequence ATGACCAATCTGACACGACGCAAGTTTATTTTCACCGCGGGTGCAACCGCAGCCGGAACCCTACTTGTAAACGGCTGTTCCTCAAAAACGAAGACGGGTGGCAGTAGCGCCAGCAGTAGCCCCAGCGCAGTTCCGGCTGCCAATGTGAATGCAGCCGATGCCCCCGAAGTCACAACGGCAACGCTAGGATTCATTGCACTGACAGACTCATCCCCGTTGATCATTGCGAAGGAAAAGAAACTCTTCGACAAATACGGCATGACTGATGTGAAGTTGGTGAAGCAAAGCTTCCTGGGCAGCCACCCGCGACAACCTGAAAACCGGATCTCAGGGTGGCGGCATTGA
- a CDS encoding CmpA/NrtA family ABC transporter substrate-binding protein, whose product MDGAHILTPMPYLMTTGAVTEGTPVPMYILARLNLNGQCISVANTYKDLKLGLKSDVIKDAISKAKSNGKEAKFAVTFPGGTHDLWMRYWLAAGGITPKKDASLIVIPPPQMVANMKEGQMEAFCVGEPWNGQLVNQGIGYTALTTGELWNNHPEKAFTMPADWVDKNPKAAKALLMAVMEAQMWCDKMENKEEMAEIVSAQKYFKAPAKDIVDRAKGKFDYGNGRVEENSEHVMKFWLNGEASYPFQSHDLWFITEDMRWGYLPADTDGMALVKKVNREDIWKEAAKGIGQEAAIPKSTSRGVETFFDGTRFDPENPQAYLKSLKITAIA is encoded by the coding sequence ATTGATGGGGCACATATTCTCACTCCTATGCCTTACCTGATGACGACGGGGGCAGTGACCGAAGGTACCCCTGTGCCCATGTATATCCTGGCGCGGCTGAACCTAAATGGGCAATGCATTTCCGTTGCAAATACTTATAAAGACCTGAAGCTTGGGCTGAAAAGTGATGTCATCAAGGATGCAATTTCCAAAGCCAAATCTAACGGTAAAGAAGCAAAGTTTGCAGTCACTTTTCCTGGCGGTACCCACGATTTGTGGATGCGCTACTGGCTGGCAGCAGGTGGCATTACACCGAAGAAAGATGCCTCTCTGATCGTGATTCCGCCCCCACAAATGGTTGCCAACATGAAAGAAGGGCAAATGGAAGCCTTCTGTGTGGGCGAACCTTGGAATGGGCAACTGGTCAATCAGGGAATTGGTTATACCGCCCTGACCACGGGGGAACTGTGGAATAACCATCCCGAAAAAGCCTTTACGATGCCGGCGGACTGGGTAGATAAGAACCCCAAAGCTGCCAAAGCCTTGTTAATGGCGGTGATGGAAGCCCAGATGTGGTGCGACAAGATGGAAAACAAGGAGGAGATGGCGGAAATCGTCTCTGCTCAGAAATACTTCAAAGCACCTGCGAAGGACATTGTGGATCGGGCTAAGGGCAAGTTTGATTATGGCAACGGGCGCGTCGAAGAGAACAGCGAGCATGTCATGAAGTTCTGGCTGAATGGAGAAGCGTCCTATCCCTTCCAAAGCCACGACCTCTGGTTCATTACCGAAGATATGCGCTGGGGTTACCTGCCTGCCGACACCGATGGAATGGCGCTGGTCAAGAAGGTAAACCGGGAAGATATCTGGAAGGAAGCTGCCAAGGGCATTGGGCAGGAAGCTGCTATTCCCAAGAGCACTTCTCGTGGAGTTGAAACCTTCTTTGATGGCACCAGGTTTGACCCCGAAAATCCGCAGGCTTACCTCAAGAGCCTCAAGATTACTGCGATCGCCTAA